AACCATTGAGAGGGGCTGGTGAGAGATTTCGTGATCGAGGATTCAGTGGCGCAGGTGAGGGGTCACGATTGCGGGGTTTGAGAGGCGCGGGTGGGGGAACACGAGGTGCAGGCGATAGGCGATTGACAGGATTGGTGGCGTAATCTGGGGATTGAAAGGCGGGACTCAGAGGTGAGTAtggttcttgttcttttacTGGTTCTAAATCGCTCGGTCTGGGATAAATATCATGTGGTGAAATATTTGCCATTGAGGAAGTAATTTCCGACATGAGATCAGACATTCTGGGATTTGATGGCTGTCTCCTGTGATAATCGCTTTCCACTGTGGATGGAGGGCTTGACCGTGAGCTACCTTTACTCCCTTGAGAAGTGGAAGAGATATATGAATGAGTGGATGATTGAGAATTGGATGCAGAATGATATGGATTATTAGCACCAAATTCTGCTTCCAAGTTGATATTTGGTAATGGTGGAAGATCTCCAGCTTCATGTCCTGACCTTCCTCGGATGAGACTTGCACCTCGCGGTGGTAATGCTCTCGACGTATCAGGACCAGAGAGTGATGTTTTCCGTCCTCGATCATTCGACTCTCGCGATCTATGACTTGATATCGATTGATTTCTACGCGACGCATGAAAGTCCAAACTTTCCTTTCGTCGAGGAAAGGTTTGTGATCTCATAGCTCCTGAATGTGCGGATTCCTGAGATTCTTCTCCCATTTCAGGTGATAAAATACCGTATCCTTTGTTGCGCGGTGGCATTGGGAAATTATTGGTCGAGCTATTTGTTGAAGTCCTAGAATGGCCAGAGCTTGTCGAGCGTGTTCGATCGATTTGTTCAGGCTCGGCAGTCAAAGGTGGTGAAATTATGTCATCTGGACGTCCCATGGTAGGTTTTCTATTGTAAATTGGTCCTTCTTCAGGTCTCGAAACCTTCCTTGAGTCAATCGCAAACGGACCTGGGGTATTTGTAACGTTTTGTAAAGACGCAACATTTGCCGCAACATTTGGATTTATATAGACTCTTGGATTTGTGGGCGCGAACATCATTGGATCCGCCTGTTCCATCCTCGGCGAGTGAGCGCCATATGCACTTTTGAGTCGAGGTGATCCCGTTACTTTTGCTGTAGGAAAGCGAGGGAAAGCAGAGTCTAGATTCGATGATAATAGAGCTGGGGTAATGGGTCTTTGCGTAGGTGAAGAATCATTAGCGCGCGAAGACTTTCCGAATGGTAATCGAAGACGATCATGTGGAGTTAATGGTGAAGCACTTCGAGAGGGAGATGCGCTACTCGCGGGTGTCAATTGATCTTGTTGGAAGAATGGACGATCTATTGATGTAATGATTAGTATGGATTTCAATGGTTTGGTGGGTCTTTGACATACTCGCAGCAGATGTATCGACCCTGGGAGGCATTGCTCTTCCTGGTTTCAACAGACTCGATCCATTGGAATACGATTGTTGATTATATGGCATTCTGTCGAAAGCCGTATTTGATTCCAGTGGTGGTGTAGCTAGATGAACAATTAGTATTGATCGCCCGTTTACATCATGAACTCAAAAACTCACGTTCGCCAGCAGAAGGAGGGCCTGAGCAAAGATGCTCCCCCATCATAGCAATTTGAATATCCCTCGCGCAACTCGAACATTTTATGGTTGGCAGAAAACTCGACGATCTCATAAAGTCTGCCATGATGTGCAAGGTGATTTCTTAATTATGGCAACCTCTCAATTTCCTCGATTGGTGATTAAATATTGATCATGTAGCGGTTATGTTATTTTATGTTGGACTCTTATTCCTTCGCCGATCAATGAAGTGGAGGCGGTAAAAAGGtcgggagagagagaatgaaagaaagaccGGGTGATTTCTGAAGGGTAGGAAAGAAGTCTATGAATATTCAATCGTTTGGTTTCTATGTGACGGCAGCAGCGTCAATTCGTGTGAGAAGTATTGGAGGATGAATCGAGTGAATTGTCAATGCGATTAAAgaacgaagacgaagatatGGTAATTGTAATAAGTATGTAAAGTAGTATATAATGATAGAATTCCCGTTCAAAAGATGGGATTGAAATGACCGACAAGAGGGATGCTTGCGTGCTACTCGACTGTTGCTGTAAGGACTGACTGTTTACGATGAGTGTGTATGTGGATGGACAATAGAGacgaaatagaaataaaaaacgAAACGTGGAAAAGATCAGGACGAACAAACgatgggatggatgtttGATAGTTGGATGAAACTCCAAAGTTCCTAGTATAGTGCGAGTGcgggtgggtggatggatgggtgtggagaagagaagaaaagagaagatccTTTTGAGGTAGcttctctcactctctctcactctcactcactcactcattctctctctctctctccctctctctccctctctctctctctctctctccctccctccctctctctctctcatatggactatcatatcatatcaaatccaatcattcatccGTCCCATTCACACCATCTATACTATTCACATCATTCATATCGTGGACCTGCACCTGCACCTGCACCTGCGCAAGCttgctctctctctctctctctgccACCCACTCCATTCAGACgtatccaaaatccaaacatcTTTCCGTgctctccccctcccctgCTCCCAGTCACATCCAGAATCCAAAATgggatgaaaatggattCAGGTACAAGAAACAGCATGCGCAGGCCCCGATGGCGAACCGTGCTGGCGCAAAGATCGAGGTTATTGTAACATCCAAGTCCCAGAGCACAACCCTGGCTGCGTTCTGATTGGTGCATGTTCAATTATCGATTGTTGCGGATAAAGGTGATTTGATTGAGTGCGGACCCAATCAATCCCTTCGATTGGTGAATGGCGCACAACCACCGTGGGACTTGTTTAATGGTGTAGGTGAGATGCGTGGTTTCATTGGTAAGTGTGGGCATGGTGAATCGCATGCTTATTGTGAGTTGATGTCTCGAGTAATGAATGGATGCATGCTATACTTTCCTTCGGCACATGGAGGGCAGTAGATGGAAGCATTGGAAGCGTTGGAAGCAATGGAACATGCCATGGAAAGAAATGACTCGAGAGGTCAAAGTTACATGGAAATGGCAATAGTAGATGAACTAATCGTGAGTAGCGCCGGCAAGTATTGGGAATTTAGGGTGAAGAGATTCCTAGAGAGGGAGAGGTATGTGTACTCGCGCCCTGCGATGTATTCTGGATCTCGGGATGTGTAGATTATTGTAAGATGAAATGGTCTTTTACATTCGTATGATATCTATCTGATCgctgtctctctctctctctctctctcgacCTGTCTATTGATGGGACTCCATATTCCAAGAGTCCATTCAAGAACCCTCCCGTCCCGGTCACAAGTATCCAGACGCTCCAGACACAGATCCTCATCTATCCTCACatcacaccaccaccaaacaTCCCACAGCACGCTCCATACAAAATCTTCCCAGATACGACATCAGCCTATCACAGCGTCAGGGTCCGACGGTCCAATCTTAGGTTCGCGGCGGCAAGGACTCGAAACGGTTAAGTTGTGATCACTGAGACTCTCCATTGGGGAATTTGTGGAGCGTGCAATTCGAATGATTCGATTCATTAACTTGGATATATACTTTCACACTCCGTCGTGACTGGGTGCGCGATGCTAGATATGAGATGGATATGAGATATTCGATACTAGATATAATTAGATAGCTACCTATTCGATATGAGATACTCCATCCCACACACTAGACCAAGCATCCAATCCCAGCACAAAAGCGTTAGCATGTCGCGGACAAAGCACCAGCGACTTCGCCGCCCATCAATCGGGCATAGAAAGACGAAATGGAAGGAATAGAATGTTTTGGATAGATACCAACGACGGCATGTCTTGACATCATTATGGATTTCGCATTGAAAAGCGCGCGACATCTGAAACCTCGTGTTTTCTTAATTTTGGAGGGTTCTGCAAATGGATTGCGTACCGACCAAGGTTTTCCATCATGCATGCATAGGTACACACATACATGCAGAAAGGTAATGGAGTCAAAGGGAACGAGGCCAAGcgggaaaaaaaaaagggtaAAATGCTTATGAACGGTAAAAATTGATCCATCAACTTCTTTTAAGCTGGAATGGAAGAAggccatcatccatccatccatccatccatcgcaTCAGTTTGTTTCGTTTCCACGCCGAGGAAGTGGATCCTCTGGGCAACTCTCAGATAAAAGGTTTGTCTCCCATCTCCCTAGGACCCAGATGTCTAGGATCGTGTGCGTGTACTGTACCTGACATATCGCGTCGTCCGATGAACCTTGATTTCTCTGCCCTGGGTTTTTGCAGACGGCGCGCGCTGCAGAGTTTGCACTAGGACCTTTCCATGGCCCCTGATATTTGGAGGGACGGCGATACGGCCCAATGGGGGAGGAGGTGCCAAAAGTGGCTCTGGATATTGCGATGactgagatgagagagatgaaTGTATCGCGTGGGCTCGGTGGAGATGAAGGGCTTCACGGATCTGGACTGGGGGAAGGGTGGAAAAGGTAAAGATTAGAGTTATTCATAATGGATGAGGACATGGCTGAGAGAGGGGCATGGGGGTGATGTGATCGGGATGTGTAGAGAGCAGAGCACAGAGTAGAAGGTCGTATTGATAGACAGAGATGGTATATGTAGAGATACCGGTGGAGGGCGTCGAGATTGGATGGCAGGTAGGTGTATGGGTAGTATATGATATGGGTATGatctatcttttctctcGCACAATGAAGttatacacatatacagCGAGGGCAGTAttcttctccaccaccaaccacacGTGCACGGGAACGAGATGAAAAGATTCGCGTCGTAATTCGGGATGATTTCTCGTCACAGacatttattagaattttctCCCATTCGATAGCTTCGACATTCTCACTCAAACAACGACCGACCACGCTGTACACTGCGTCACTCTCGTTTTCCCCCGTTAATCGGTCGGCGGTTTGCTAGCTCCTGATCTCCACCTTAGATTTCCTGAAAGAACGCGCCTCAATTTATATGAAGTTGATCCCCTTCTCTTCAGGAAATTTTCGTCTTTGGCCCGCAAAGATGGGGGATTTGAAGCTCGCGTGGAGGGTCTATCGTGctgtctcttctcttcagTTCACCTTGTTGGGGATATGATGGACCTTGACCTCTTGGAGTCTCTGTCCGTCGATAGGTCGTATGTGTACGAAGCATGTGTGAGATTGCAAGTACGTGTGTGGTAAGTAGTATGTGTGATGTCGAAGAAGATTACAATGAGATCACTTTCGTCCTTGATGACCGTGGAGTTGGTCTCTTCGGGAGTCATAAGTTCTATTGATCAGGGACTTGGTCTCTCCTCCTTTAGTTACATTGGTCAAAACAagaatccatccatctcctgTAGAGCAGGCTTCCCATATACTCTTCCACGCAGCATATCTTCTACCTACGGACAAACATTTTCTTCCACGCCGGAAATGTCCCACAGACTCTCGCCGAACTTGCTGAGACATACAACATATTGGTTGGAAAACACAACAGTTgcagatgaatgaatgaatggatgaatgaatggatgaatgctCAGTCACCCACTTCCACCCCCAACATCAATTTCCACATTGCATACCCAAACCAAGGCTCGTAGACACACAAGGCCAACCAAATGTTCTCACAATGCCGCTTGTGCATCTCGTCACACCCCGTTTCCTTGTCGGCAGGTCAACAATACACGTGTTGTGATTTCCTACAAGCAATGAGTAATGAAAACGGTCGAGATGCCATTGATGGAAATACATCTGCATGTAGGATTCTGACCGCTACTTTGCTTCATTTCAATCGTGTTATtctattgataataatacGCGTGGACTCTGTACTAACGGGCGCAACCGCGATGCGAGATTTCGTAGTCTTCGGGAGcgaagggaaaggaagggaaaggaaggaagggacCGAGGGAATATTATTCCGCGGCAGTCGTGTTGATGTTCATGGTCATTGATCGGATAATTGAATTGTGATCTAATGATCGGAAGAATGAGAGAGGTGTAGCTAGCATCATGAACAATAtcgaatcaatatcaaacgTTCCAAATGGACGAATGGGATAAATATACCGATGCAATATGCAAATAACAATATATTCATCCTATAGGCGAATTCGCAAGCCAAGGTGATAGCCACCGCCTCCAGTCTTGGAGACAATCTCTTATCCAGATGATTTTGTGAAGCATGCGGCCCCTTCTGTCGTGACTGTCGAGATCAtttcttcacatcttcacatcttcacaTCCTCACAAGGCCATCCGCAGCACGACACATGAAAATCCAGAatgctctcctctccctgCTTCTCCACACTCAACTAACCAACTACCTCGCACATCCTCCAGACTCTCCGCAAGACATCACAGCACAATCATGGAGAaattgatcttttcttctgttgATCGTTATCGATACACATCGCACATCCGACTAGGGACATCCACAGGATCTCATCCAATCAGCGCCAGAGCACGAATCCACTATTATCAGACGGTACCTTAGATTATAGTGGGGGGGAGATACGGAATTCGGACCACGGATGCCACCACGACGAATTTAAAATGATGCGAATCCCCACGCATCTGTCACTTCGATTCAGTAACCATATACTTCGAATCATACTCGACCGACGATTACGCTCCACTGTCAAAGTAGAAACCTCCCCAACGCTCAACTCAAGTCAATTCAACAGATCGCACTTACGAGTGTGATCACCCCGTCGTCAAGACGTTTTCTAATCTTCTCAACTCGTACGTATTGAATCTCTCATTTGGATCATGTCTTGGGGATGAATGTGCCCTTTCTGCTGCGGATGGGGGGTGCATGAGGACGGAAGAAGGAGCTTCCTGTGTATCTGTATTCTCAGTTGCActtgatggattggattttgttGGGTTGCCAATATCCGCTGCTCGCTGCCTTCCATGGTCTGCGATGTCTACATGCGATTGCGGGTGTATCTTGCCTCCTCCTTTCCTTGTCAATGGCTTCACGCTTTCTTGGATAGTGGAGGG
The nucleotide sequence above comes from Botrytis cinerea B05.10 chromosome 14, complete sequence. Encoded proteins:
- the Bcpxl1 gene encoding Bcpxl1, which gives rise to MADFMRSSSFLPTIKCSSCARDIQIAMMGEHLCSGPPSAGEPTPPLESNTAFDRMPYNQQSYSNGSSLLKPGRAMPPRVDTSAANRPFFQQDQLTPASSASPSRSASPLTPHDRLRLPFGKSSRANDSSPTQRPITPALLSSNLDSAFPRFPTAKVTGSPRLKSAYGAHSPRMEQADPMMFAPTNPRVYINPNVAANVASLQNVTNTPGPFAIDSRKVSRPEEGPIYNRKPTMGRPDDIISPPLTAEPEQIDRTRSTSSGHSRTSTNSSTNNFPMPPRNKGYGILSPEMGEESQESAHSGAMRSQTFPRRKESLDFHASRRNQSISSHRSRESNDRGRKTSLSGPDTSRALPPRGASLIRGRSGHEAGDLPPLPNINLEAEFGANNPYHSASNSQSSTHSYISSTSQGSKGSSRSSPPSTVESDYHRRQPSNPRMSDLMSEITSSMANISPHDIYPRPSDLEPVKEQEPYSPLSPAFQSPDYATNPVNRLSPAPRVPPPAPLKPRNRDPSPAPLNPRSRNLSPAPLNGFQRSHTAPLLDQNKPLPAPRRPATSKGNCKSCTLPIKGKSVSSADGRLTGRYHKPCFVCTTCRAPFLTSEFYVHDDAPYCEHHYHQLNNSMCSGCDRGIEGQYLESEKKEKFHPSCLNCADCKRNLRHDYFEMGGKIYCERDAFRRAQESRKGGLGAGLNAETTRMERRTTRLMMM